Below is a window of candidate division KSB1 bacterium DNA.
AATTTCTTGGCAAGATTTTCGGCAAGAAAATACGGAATGACGTTGTTAACAGTTCCATATAAAGCAAGCGGTAAACCAACCAGAGATCTAACGAATGTTACAGCGCTATTTTTAGCCATTTGAGAAAATGTGGTTTTCTCCTTTATCATATTGTCCCTTAAACGAAGCCGTTTGAGTTTGCGTTTATAGGCGCTGATTTCCGCTTGAAAATTGCGCACTCTCTCGAGATCCCGCTCATAATAATATTCTACACAATCGGCAATTTTCTGAGTCACAAGGAAATCTGCAACAGTTTCTTCCGATACTTCTTGCAAGTCGGGAGAATCGATTTTTAATTCATCGCCGTAAAGAATTTCAATATCCCTCACAAAATCATCAAGCTCCTCGTGACGAATGTTGACGGTTAACGCTTCGAGACTTTGTTGAATTTCCTCAGTAAGTTTTTGGACAGCTTCTGCGTTATCTTCTTTGTTTATCTCAAAATACGATTCCAGCTTAACCGGTTCACCGACATTCATCAAAACTTTGCTGCGAAACCGGCTACGCGAAAAAAAATACAAGCCAATGGGAATCACTTTCAGACCCAGTTGGTAATCATTTCTTTTTTCAGTTTCAAGGGCAATCCGGGCCGCGCCCGTTTTTACTTTTTTGACTTTCCTGAGCATGTCGCTGGTGCCTTCGGGAAAGATGCCGATTGTTTCTCCACTCTCCAGGACTTCATAGCATGACTGAAAGGCGAAGACATTTTGATCCATCTTGCCCGGCGCATCCTCACGGCGGTAGATCGGAATGACCCCGCAGCTTCTCAAAAACCAACTTTTGAGTTTATTCGAAAACAAGCCGGTGTGCCCGATGTAGTTTACTTTCCGCTTCGTGACCAGCCCCATGACCAGGGCATCCATAATCGAATTGGGGTGATTCGCTACAAAAATCACCGGCCCGCGCGCAGGAACGTTTTCGCCATTTTGCAAGTCAATCTTCTGAAAAAAAATCGACATGGCAAATTTAACGACGAATCGGATGAACCGGTAGAGGATTGGGAAAGATTTAGGGTTGGATTTAGACATCAGATTTTCCAGTCGAGAGTATGTTCCTCATCCAGATTTATCTTCCAATAATGGACTGTTGAGGAAGTGAGTCTAATTACAAGCCCCTGACGTTTTGCAAAAGTATTGAATTCGGGGTGACGAAGAAATGATCTGACATTTTCAGCTACTTGATTCTCATTGACTTTTAAGTAAACAATTGAGGACTTAGTATGACAAAGTTTCTTATCGTAAAAATCGTTGTCACGAGTAAAAAATGTGGGGGCTCTGAGTGAGTGCAGTAATGGTATTATTTCATTTCTATCTTTCAAACCTTTTCTTCCTACCTCAAATCCTATTTGTTTGACTGATACATTCCAATCGATAAGCTGCGTTCTTTGCGAATTAATTACGTTTTCATCGATGATATTCATGCAGCTTGAGTATACTTTTCTGATTTTTGTTCGAGGCGTCACCAGCAATTTTTATGGCTTCCGAGATAGCGTCTTTATTAATACTCCCGCGCCACTCTTCGATGATTTTATCCCAATCCATGCCGTCGGCGACCATTTCCACTATATCTTTCACAAATATTCTCGTACCTTTAAAAGTTAACCTGCCGTGGCATATTGCCGGATCGGCAACAATATACTTACCAAACTCTTTGCGTTTCAATTTACTCATCTCCCTCAAATCTTGTCAATTTACAAGATATGTTATCTGGAAAAATATGGCTGTAAATCTATTTAACCAAATCTATGAAATTAT
It encodes the following:
- a CDS encoding 1-acyl-sn-glycerol-3-phosphate acyltransferase, which codes for MSKSNPKSFPILYRFIRFVVKFAMSIFFQKIDLQNGENVPARGPVIFVANHPNSIMDALVMGLVTKRKVNYIGHTGLFSNKLKSWFLRSCGVIPIYRREDAPGKMDQNVFAFQSCYEVLESGETIGIFPEGTSDMLRKVKKVKTGAARIALETEKRNDYQLGLKVIPIGLYFFSRSRFRSKVLMNVGEPVKLESYFEINKEDNAEAVQKLTEEIQQSLEALTVNIRHEELDDFVRDIEILYGDELKIDSPDLQEVSEETVADFLVTQKIADCVEYYYERDLERVRNFQAEISAYKRKLKRLRLRDNMIKEKTTFSQMAKNSAVTFVRSLVGLPLALYGTVNNVIPYFLAENLAKKFVDERTKILSALLIGGGIAFILFYSVQVFAVWFTFGKLWAAVYLISLPISGFFALAYFKQIRQEQERISLSFFLFTNRQLFNRMRRERKRLILRMDEIRDEYRQLMGIIPTTEATNKVSNLN
- a CDS encoding DUF433 domain-containing protein, coding for MKRKEFGKYIVADPAICHGRLTFKGTRIFVKDIVEMVADGMDWDKIIEEWRGSINKDAISEAIKIAGDASNKNQKSILKLHEYHR